In Populus alba chromosome 1, ASM523922v2, whole genome shotgun sequence, a single window of DNA contains:
- the LOC118053938 gene encoding nascent polypeptide-associated complex subunit alpha-like protein 1 has translation MTAQTQEELLAAQLEFQKILEADKPEVEDEEDDEEDDDEDDDKDEDEAEGQQDGDASGRSKQSRSEKKSRKAMLKLGMKPIPGVSRVTVKKSKNILFVISKPDVFKSPTSDTYVIFGEAKIEDLSSQLQTQAAEQFKAPDLSHVISKPETSAVTQDDEEVDETGVEPKDIELVMTQAGVSRSKAVKALKAADGDIVSAIMDLTA, from the exons ATGACTGCCCAGACTCAAGAAGAACTCCTTGCTGCCCAGCTCGAATTTCAGAAGATTCTCGAA GCTGATAAGCCCGAGGTTGAGGATGAAGAGGATGATGAGGAAGACGACGACGAAGATGATGACAAGGATGAAGATGAAGCTGAAG gACAACAAGATGGAGATGCAAGTGGTAGATCAAAACAAAGCAGAAGTGAAAAGAAGAGTCGTAAAGCTATGTTGAAGCTTGGAATGAAACCTATCCCTGGTGTTAGTCGGGTTACAGTAAAAAAGAGCAAGAAT ATCTTGTTTGTTATCTCCAAACCTGATGTTTTCAAGAGCCCAACATCTGACACATATGTGATCTTTGGGGAGGCGAAGATCGAGGACTTGAGCTCCCAACTACAAACTCAGGCAGCAGAGCAGTTCAAGGCACCTGATCTCAGCCATGTGATTTCAAAACCTGAGACTTCAGCCGTGACTCAGGATGATGAAGAGGTAGATGAAACCGGCGTTGAGCCTAAGGATATTGAATTAGTGATGACCCAGGCGGGAGTCTCCAGATCAAAGGCTGTCAAAGCTCTGAAGGCTGCAGACGGAGACATAGTTTCTGCTATCATGGATCTGACCGCTTGA
- the LOC118053989 gene encoding transcription termination factor MTERF8, chloroplastic has product MPNHVPLRSLLLLSLIQKRFLKTSASPSSFKVQYLIDSCGLPSQLALSTYQKLQLDKKNLPNAYSVLQYLKAHDFSNTHISKLIDKYPRVLQARVESNLIPKFDFFTENGFVGQLLPQLILSNPSVLRRALDSQIKPCFELLNSLLGCKENLVVALKRASWLLTVNFKVVIQPNVDLLIKEGLPRDRVAKLILWQPRAVLQKMDRMVYALHALKSMGLDVEDNIFIHALRVRIQLPETTWKKKIEGMKSLQWSEEEILGAFKRYPPILTLSEKKIRSSMDFFINTMELERQNIIACPLFLGYSIDKRVRPRYNVIKVLKSKKLMSRDKKMTTLLTINEKNFLTNYVSRYVDVVPGLLELYMGNGKTKKKDS; this is encoded by the coding sequence ATGCCTAACCACGTACCCCTCAGAAGCCTACTCCTGCTCTCTCTGATTCAAAAACGTTTCTTGAAAACATCTGCATCACCGTCATCATTTAAGGTTCAATACCTCATCGATTCATGCGGGCTTCCTTCACAGTTGGCCCTTTCAACTTACCAGAAGCTCCAACTCGACAAGAAGAACCTCCCAAATGCTTATTCTGTGCTTCAGTACTTGAAAGCTCATGACTTTAGCAACACCCACATTTCCAAACTAATCGACAAGTATCCCCGAGTCCTTCAAGCCAGAGTGGAAAGCAATCTAATACCCAAATTCGACTTCTTCACTGAAAATGGGTTTGTGGGTCAGCTTCTGCCTCAGCTTATTCTATCAAATCCGTCTGTTTTGAGAAGAGCTTTAGATTCTCAAATAAAACCATGTTTTGAGTTATTGAACTCACTTCTTGGCTGTAAGGAGAACCTTGTAGTGGCTCTTAAGCGTGCTTCTTGGCTGTTGACGGTGAATTTTAAGGTTGTTATTCAACCAAATGTTGATTTGTTGATTAAAGAGGGATTGCCTCGTGATAGGGTTGCAAAGCTAATTCTCTGGCAACCAAGAGCTGTACTACAAAAGATGGACAGGATGGTTTATGCATTACATGCTCTTAAGAGTATGGGCCTTGATGTAGAGGATAATATCTTTATACATGCTCTTCGCGTGAGGATACAGTTGCCTGAAACgacttggaagaagaaaattgaagggATGAAGAGTTTGCAGTGGAGTGAAGAGGAGATTTTGGGGGCTTTTAAGCGGTACCCCCCAATATTAACATTGTCAGAGAAGAAAATCAGGAGTTCAATGGATTTCTTTATCAATACAATGGAGCTGGAGAGACAAAACATAATTGCCTGTCCCCTTTTTCTTGGCTATTCAATTGATAAAAGGGTTCGTCCAAGGTATAATGTTATAAAGGTTTTGAAGTCGAAGAAGCTGATGAGTAGAGACAAGAAGATGACTACTTTGCTAACAATAAACGAGAAGAATTTCTTGACAAATTATGTCAGCAGGTATGTAGATGTAGTCCCTGGTTTATTGGAGCTGTACATGGGTAATGgtaagacaaaaaagaaagatagtTGA